A window of the Gemmatirosa kalamazoonensis genome harbors these coding sequences:
- a CDS encoding efflux RND transporter periplasmic adaptor subunit — protein sequence MISTTRSGRGARPSTYILTALALTSLGALAACSKSGAAPDTAAAAAAAAAMTVGSENIAVVTMDSIQSGPAISGSLQPERQATIRAEASGTVTQTFAEAGQRVGAGAVLARIETTGIADQAIAARANVTSARVAYETAQRNAERANRLLAAGAIAERDAETARSQAQAAQAQLSAAEAQSANAQRLLGNTTVRAPFAGIVGARSVSTGDVVSVGSAMFTVVDPSSMQLQASVPADQLSQVRVGAPVRFTVSGYPGRAFNGRITRVAPVADPTTKQVQIIASVPNAGNALVGGLFAEGRVASEGRTALVAPNLAIDQRSTTPAVVRVKNGKVERVNVELGLRDDARERVEIRAGVQAGDTLLIGAAQGISAGTPVRVAAPVDAPRVTR from the coding sequence ATGATCAGCACGACCCGGTCCGGGCGCGGCGCCCGGCCGTCCACATACATCCTGACCGCGCTGGCCCTCACGTCGTTAGGCGCGCTCGCCGCGTGCTCGAAGAGCGGCGCGGCGCCCGACACCGCCGCCGCCGCCGCGGCCGCCGCGGCGATGACGGTGGGCTCCGAGAACATCGCGGTCGTGACGATGGACAGCATCCAGAGCGGCCCGGCGATCTCCGGCTCGCTGCAGCCGGAGCGCCAGGCGACGATCCGCGCCGAGGCGTCGGGCACGGTGACGCAGACGTTCGCCGAGGCGGGGCAGCGCGTTGGCGCCGGCGCCGTGCTCGCGCGCATCGAGACGACGGGGATCGCCGATCAGGCGATCGCCGCGCGGGCGAACGTGACGTCGGCGCGCGTGGCCTACGAGACCGCGCAGCGCAACGCGGAGCGCGCGAACCGGCTGCTCGCCGCCGGCGCGATCGCCGAGCGCGACGCGGAGACGGCGCGGTCGCAGGCACAGGCGGCGCAGGCGCAGCTCAGCGCGGCCGAAGCGCAGTCGGCGAACGCGCAGCGGCTGCTCGGCAACACTACGGTGCGCGCGCCGTTCGCCGGCATCGTCGGCGCGCGGTCGGTGAGCACGGGCGACGTGGTGAGCGTGGGCTCGGCGATGTTCACGGTGGTGGACCCGTCGAGCATGCAGCTCCAGGCGAGCGTGCCGGCCGACCAGCTCTCGCAGGTGCGCGTCGGCGCGCCGGTGCGCTTCACGGTGAGCGGCTACCCCGGTCGCGCGTTCAACGGGCGCATCACGCGGGTGGCGCCGGTCGCGGATCCGACCACGAAGCAGGTCCAGATCATCGCCAGCGTGCCGAACGCGGGGAACGCGCTCGTCGGCGGGCTGTTCGCCGAGGGGCGGGTGGCGAGCGAGGGGCGCACCGCGCTCGTCGCGCCGAACCTGGCGATCGACCAGCGGAGCACGACGCCGGCCGTGGTGCGCGTGAAGAACGGCAAGGTGGAGCGCGTGAACGTGGAGCTCGGGCTGCGCGACGACGCGCGCGAGCGCGTGGAGATCCGCGCCGGCGTGCAGGCGGGCGACACGCTGCTCATCGGTGCGGCGCAGGGGATCTCGGCGGGGACGCCGGTGCGGGTGGCCGCGCCGGTGGACGCGCCGCGCGTCACGCGTTAG
- a CDS encoding TetR/AcrR family transcriptional regulator — translation MLDNRARILDAAARVYAEFGYRGATTRRIAVAAGVNEVTLFRTFGSKAALIDEAVRCCAASSVASRSALPELPVDPERELTEWAGALLQHLRETRSLMRKSMSEVEERPDMAPCMAAGVSLAADELRTYMRRLGELGFVDWRALGTDDVDADGSDDGSDDPGPRSADRAKMQPADAAAAAVAVVERVDSVRAEDAYAAGTMLMAALFSDAMGRDLMPGLYPEPADRAPALYVRLFLRAVRCSRTPRRRARPTSSARTSKVRS, via the coding sequence ATGCTCGACAATCGCGCCCGCATCCTCGACGCGGCCGCTCGCGTGTACGCCGAGTTCGGCTACCGCGGCGCCACCACGCGACGCATCGCCGTGGCCGCCGGCGTCAACGAGGTCACGCTGTTCCGCACGTTCGGCTCGAAGGCGGCGCTGATCGACGAGGCGGTGCGCTGCTGCGCCGCGTCCTCGGTCGCCAGCCGCTCCGCGCTTCCGGAGCTCCCGGTCGACCCCGAGCGCGAGCTCACCGAGTGGGCTGGCGCGCTCCTCCAGCACCTGCGCGAGACGCGCTCGCTCATGCGCAAGTCGATGAGCGAGGTGGAGGAGCGTCCGGACATGGCGCCATGCATGGCGGCCGGCGTCTCGCTCGCCGCCGACGAGCTGCGCACGTACATGCGCCGCCTCGGGGAGCTCGGCTTCGTCGACTGGCGTGCGCTCGGCACGGACGACGTGGACGCCGACGGGTCGGACGATGGGTCGGACGACCCGGGCCCGCGGTCCGCAGATCGTGCGAAGATGCAGCCCGCCGATGCCGCCGCCGCAGCCGTCGCCGTGGTCGAGCGCGTCGATTCCGTCCGCGCCGAGGACGCGTATGCCGCCGGCACGATGCTGATGGCTGCGCTGTTCTCCGACGCGATGGGTCGCGACCTGATGCCCGGCCTGTACCCCGAGCCGGCGGACCGGGCGCCGGCGCTCTACGTCCGTCTCTTCCTACGGGCCGTCCGCTGCTCGCGTACCCCGCGCCGCCGCGCCCGGCCCACGTCGTCCGCCCGCACCTCGAAGGTCCGGTCATGA
- a CDS encoding efflux RND transporter permease subunit, with amino-acid sequence MFISDFAIKRPLVTIVAMVALALFGLVALMKLKTDEFPDVAPPFVLVAIPYPGASPDGVANEILDPVEEQIQAITGVKQTQGKAYDGFGQILVEFQFGKDLNEATQEIRDAISGVRDDLPAEMKEPVIKKMNDTDRPIVSLALASTTQTQAALSTIADPGITRELRSIPGVAEVQVFGKVEREISVLLKPDALQANGVSVSQVVQALELQNIAAPVGRVEGSLDERSIRLKGRFVDPSEFANLVVATRNGTLVRLGQVADVKDGTEEPRSLALYEGRESVGLDIKKSKGYSTTDVSDRIRERVAEIQKRLPPGTKLELIKDAGVRVDHAVKNVEEALLEGAALTVLVVFLFLNSWRSTVITGLALPVSVLASFIAVWALGFKLETMSLLGLSLAIGILIDDAIVVRENIVRHVEMGKDHYRAAHEGTDEIGLAVAATTFSILAVFVPIGFMPGMGGQWFKPFALTIACSVLVSLFVSFSLDPMLSAYWADPHVPAERRGWLTRKLDAFNAWFNRQAENYKKVIAWALDHRAAMVAMAIGTFFASFTIPSRGLTGLFAALAGVAVIVFALTRKRAPRVVRWALVAAGVAAFVLLPPLMPPLRNVGVGFFPEDDRAEFTIALETPPGSNLDYTRLKAEELARLAKSHKEVRYTYTTLGGGLSQAVDVGNIYVRLVPTTERSMTAEQLAAVMRQETKHIAGATISVFTSDFGGGRKQLQYQLRGADAATLSRTADQVIAVVKEVPGAVDVGLSTKGQKPELNVELNRGVAGALGVTVGQIAQSLRPAFAGIKAGDWQDPSGQMRDVQVRLVPESRQRAADLRQLPLVVQSPSGALSTVPLGQVANVTQSVGPAIIDHLDREVVVSVEANTAGRASGDVSADIERRIAKMQLPPGVRVSLGGDAKNQDEVFGQIFLALGTAVLLMYLILVLQFGSFLDPIAILVSLPLSLIGVMIALSVGGQTINIMSLIGIILLAGIVAKNAILLIDFAKWAREERGVSLRDALIEAGAIRLRPILMTTFALIAGMLPVALGRGEGAQFRAPLGVAVIGGTLTSTLLTLLVIPTVYEILDGLRSGLARRFGMRPKQRTAEFKVPEGIRPPEHTVPGFAAEARPIAH; translated from the coding sequence ATGTTCATCTCGGACTTCGCGATCAAGCGGCCGCTCGTCACGATCGTGGCGATGGTGGCGCTGGCGCTGTTCGGCCTCGTCGCGCTCATGAAGCTGAAGACCGACGAGTTCCCCGACGTCGCGCCGCCGTTCGTGCTCGTCGCGATCCCGTACCCCGGCGCCTCGCCGGACGGCGTCGCGAACGAGATCCTCGACCCGGTGGAGGAGCAGATCCAGGCCATCACCGGCGTGAAGCAGACGCAGGGCAAGGCGTACGACGGCTTCGGGCAGATCCTCGTCGAGTTCCAGTTCGGCAAGGACCTCAACGAGGCGACGCAGGAGATCCGCGACGCCATCTCGGGCGTGCGCGACGACCTGCCGGCCGAGATGAAGGAGCCGGTCATCAAGAAGATGAACGACACCGATCGCCCGATCGTGTCGCTCGCGCTCGCGTCGACGACGCAGACGCAGGCGGCGCTGTCGACGATCGCCGACCCGGGGATCACGCGCGAGCTGCGGTCGATCCCCGGCGTGGCCGAGGTGCAGGTGTTCGGCAAGGTGGAGCGCGAGATCAGCGTGCTGCTGAAGCCCGACGCGCTGCAGGCGAACGGCGTCAGCGTGTCGCAGGTGGTGCAGGCGCTCGAGCTGCAGAACATCGCCGCGCCGGTGGGCCGCGTGGAGGGCTCGCTCGACGAGCGGTCGATCCGCCTGAAGGGGCGCTTCGTCGATCCGTCGGAGTTCGCGAACCTCGTCGTCGCGACGCGCAACGGCACGCTCGTGCGACTCGGCCAGGTGGCCGACGTGAAGGACGGCACCGAGGAGCCGCGGTCGCTCGCGCTGTACGAGGGGCGCGAGTCGGTGGGGCTCGACATCAAGAAGTCGAAGGGGTACAGCACGACCGACGTGAGCGATCGGATCCGCGAGCGGGTGGCGGAGATCCAGAAGCGCCTGCCGCCGGGCACGAAGCTCGAGCTGATCAAGGACGCGGGCGTGCGCGTCGATCACGCGGTGAAGAACGTCGAGGAGGCGCTGCTGGAGGGCGCCGCGCTCACGGTGCTCGTGGTGTTCCTGTTCCTGAACTCCTGGCGGTCGACCGTCATCACGGGGCTCGCGCTCCCGGTGTCGGTGCTGGCGAGCTTCATCGCCGTGTGGGCGCTCGGGTTCAAGCTCGAGACGATGTCGCTGTTAGGCCTGTCGCTCGCGATCGGCATATTGATCGACGACGCGATCGTGGTGCGCGAGAACATCGTGCGCCACGTGGAGATGGGGAAAGACCACTATCGCGCCGCGCACGAGGGGACCGACGAGATCGGGCTCGCCGTCGCGGCGACGACGTTCTCCATCCTCGCGGTGTTCGTGCCAATCGGCTTCATGCCGGGGATGGGCGGCCAGTGGTTCAAGCCGTTCGCGCTGACGATCGCGTGCTCGGTGCTCGTGTCGCTGTTCGTGTCGTTCTCGCTCGACCCGATGCTCTCGGCGTACTGGGCGGATCCGCACGTGCCGGCGGAGCGCCGCGGCTGGCTCACGCGCAAGCTCGACGCGTTCAACGCGTGGTTCAACCGGCAGGCGGAGAACTACAAGAAGGTGATCGCGTGGGCGCTCGACCACCGCGCGGCGATGGTGGCGATGGCGATCGGGACGTTCTTCGCGTCGTTCACGATCCCGAGCCGCGGCCTGACGGGGCTGTTCGCGGCGCTCGCCGGCGTGGCGGTGATCGTGTTCGCGCTGACGCGCAAGCGGGCGCCGCGCGTGGTGCGGTGGGCGCTCGTGGCGGCGGGCGTGGCGGCGTTCGTGCTGCTGCCGCCGCTCATGCCGCCGCTGCGGAACGTGGGCGTCGGCTTCTTCCCGGAGGACGACCGCGCGGAGTTCACGATCGCGCTGGAGACGCCGCCGGGCTCGAACCTGGACTACACGCGCCTGAAGGCGGAGGAGCTCGCGCGGCTCGCGAAGTCGCACAAGGAAGTGCGCTACACGTACACGACGTTAGGCGGCGGGCTGTCGCAGGCCGTGGACGTGGGCAACATCTACGTGCGGCTCGTGCCGACGACGGAGCGCTCGATGACGGCCGAGCAGCTCGCGGCGGTGATGCGGCAGGAGACGAAGCACATCGCGGGCGCGACGATCTCGGTGTTCACGAGCGACTTCGGCGGCGGGCGCAAGCAGCTGCAGTACCAGCTCCGCGGCGCCGACGCGGCGACGCTGTCGCGCACCGCGGACCAGGTGATCGCCGTGGTGAAGGAGGTGCCGGGCGCGGTGGACGTGGGCCTTTCCACGAAGGGGCAGAAGCCCGAGCTGAACGTGGAGCTGAACCGCGGCGTCGCCGGCGCGCTCGGCGTCACGGTGGGGCAGATCGCGCAGTCGCTGCGGCCGGCGTTCGCCGGCATCAAGGCGGGCGACTGGCAGGATCCGTCGGGGCAGATGCGCGACGTGCAGGTGCGCCTCGTGCCCGAGAGCCGGCAGCGCGCGGCCGATCTGCGCCAGCTTCCGCTCGTCGTGCAGTCGCCGAGTGGAGCGCTGTCCACGGTGCCGTTAGGCCAGGTGGCGAACGTGACGCAGAGCGTCGGGCCGGCGATCATCGACCACCTCGACCGCGAGGTGGTGGTGAGCGTGGAGGCGAACACCGCGGGCCGCGCGAGCGGCGACGTGTCGGCGGACATCGAGCGGCGCATCGCGAAGATGCAGCTGCCGCCCGGCGTGCGCGTGTCGCTCGGCGGCGACGCGAAGAACCAGGACGAGGTGTTCGGGCAGATCTTCCTCGCGCTCGGCACGGCGGTGCTGCTGATGTACCTGATCCTCGTGCTGCAGTTCGGGAGCTTCCTCGACCCGATCGCGATCCTCGTGTCGCTGCCGCTGTCGCTCATCGGCGTGATGATCGCGCTGTCGGTCGGTGGGCAGACGATCAACATCATGAGCCTGATCGGGATCATCCTGCTCGCCGGCATCGTGGCGAAGAACGCGATCCTGCTCATCGACTTCGCGAAGTGGGCGCGCGAGGAGCGCGGGGTGTCGCTGCGCGACGCGCTGATCGAGGCGGGCGCGATCCGTCTGCGGCCGATCCTCATGACGACGTTCGCGCTCATCGCCGGCATGCTGCCGGTGGCGCTCGGCCGCGGCGAGGGGGCGCAGTTCCGCGCGCCGCTCGGCGTGGCGGTGATCGGCGGCACGCTGACGTCGACGCTGCTCACGCTGCTCGTGATCCCGACCGTGTACGAGATCCTGGACGGGCTGCGCAGCGGGCTCGCGCGCCGCTTCGGCATGCGGCCGAAGCAGCGGACGGCGGAGTTCAAGGTGCCCGAGGGCATCCGTCCGCCGGAGCACACGGTGCCTGGATTCGCGGCGGAGGCGCGGCCGATCGCGCACTGA
- a CDS encoding DUF5715 family protein — MSPLRRVLSHGAIALSGICLLVSARELDAQSLRGSKAKVDRAYQFARRRGIEFTTSRSEISDRVKEGDYVRLRGGSNYRLKGVAVPYVLPATRDFVVRLAASYRQACQAPLVVTSAMRPTALQKQLPNGVAKSVHPTGMAVDLRAPSGSCRPWLRKTLLAESKRGAVDATEEHHPAHFHVIVFPTASAN, encoded by the coding sequence ATGTCACCCCTCCGCCGCGTCCTGTCGCACGGCGCCATCGCGCTTTCCGGCATCTGTCTGCTCGTCTCCGCGCGTGAGCTCGACGCGCAGTCGCTCCGCGGCTCGAAGGCCAAGGTCGATCGCGCGTACCAGTTCGCCCGCCGGCGCGGCATCGAGTTCACGACGTCGCGCTCGGAGATCAGCGACCGCGTGAAGGAAGGCGACTACGTGCGGCTGCGCGGCGGCTCGAACTACCGCCTGAAGGGCGTCGCGGTGCCGTACGTGCTGCCGGCGACGCGCGACTTCGTGGTGCGGCTGGCGGCGAGCTACCGGCAGGCGTGCCAGGCGCCGCTCGTCGTCACGAGCGCGATGCGCCCGACGGCGCTCCAGAAGCAGCTGCCGAACGGCGTCGCGAAGTCGGTGCATCCGACCGGCATGGCCGTGGACCTGCGCGCGCCGAGCGGCTCGTGCCGCCCGTGGCTGCGCAAGACGCTGCTCGCGGAGTCGAAGCGCGGCGCGGTGGACGCGACCGAGGAGCACCACCCGGCGCACTTCCACGTCATCGTGTTCCCGACGGCGAGCGCGAACTGA
- a CDS encoding DedA family protein: MTLGASTIVTEELTPIVGGLAASQGELGLKRVMISIALGGWIATTLLYLLGAWRGRWVRRRWPKVGRYMKRALRAVRRRPWRSALAVRFAFGARLLLPLACGAAHLPMWLYFIGSAVSSIVWAVLFTEVGYLFGEAAVTALRRMEHYDQYVAAVLIGIGVVALLIYRQRRQRRRQQSRATDRTAGALGS; this comes from the coding sequence GTGACGCTCGGCGCGTCGACCATCGTGACCGAGGAGCTGACGCCGATCGTCGGCGGGCTGGCGGCGTCGCAGGGGGAGCTCGGGCTCAAGCGCGTGATGATCTCCATCGCCCTCGGCGGGTGGATCGCGACGACGCTGCTCTATCTGCTCGGCGCGTGGCGCGGGCGCTGGGTGCGGCGTCGGTGGCCGAAGGTGGGGCGCTACATGAAGCGCGCGCTGCGCGCCGTGCGGCGCCGGCCGTGGCGGAGCGCGCTCGCGGTGCGCTTCGCGTTCGGCGCGCGGCTGCTGCTGCCGCTCGCGTGCGGCGCGGCGCACCTCCCGATGTGGCTCTACTTCATCGGGTCGGCGGTGAGCTCCATCGTGTGGGCGGTGCTGTTCACCGAGGTGGGCTACCTGTTCGGCGAGGCGGCGGTGACCGCGCTGCGCCGCATGGAGCACTACGACCAGTACGTCGCGGCGGTGCTGATCGGCATCGGCGTGGTGGCGCTGCTCATCTACCGGCAGCGGCGACAGCGGCGGCGGCAGCAGTCGCGGGCGACGGACCGCACCGCGGGGGCGCTGGGCTCGTGA
- a CDS encoding leishmanolysin-related zinc metalloendopeptidase yields the protein MSSAFPRRRASSVVALVVACAALLGACHTDGPPAVARVVVSGVADTITVGDTRSLVAALSDANGSPITGRGVSWTSSDNAVATVDGAGALTALAPGRTTVTATSEGRTGQLVVNVRRRPVASLVADRLADTVWLARTQTLRAQPRDANGTALSDRVVTWSSPDSAVLSVATATDGSVLLRGTALGSARLVAQSEGVTTTITVAVVPVPVAKLTLAAPDTVLVGRTVTLRASAIAPDGTPLASADLAGRSVTWSTDRAGVISVAGLPDDAGRSPSGYTATARGVGTGNATVSVRIDGAEARYTMIAARLPVARLSFPSATIALGVGDSRTITMSALDLDGNAVFGAPIAYSLGGTAGAVRVTPGTAADGSPTLTLDGLATGTATVNAEVDGRTALLAVTVTTAGTTFRAFPTTITAAPGAVGRLSASLVDGSGTPVVTGPVSWRSTNAAVVTVDASGRATMVAPGTASLVATSGGSLTASVAVTVAKAPVGSYHIEIVPVGVVSQAVIDAATQAAHRWERVITTALPAEIVQMSANECDVGTSQIQRLTDGLIVYLMVQPIDGSRGTLAYAGPCAVREARYGGLPIVGSMTVDKADVSLLTGSTGALALDVLTHELGHVLGIGTMWDADGPMGNLIRDPAADIRFIGAAASAATVRLGLTTDAAAGVPVEDEGGMGTAGGHWRERVFLGELMTGWINDAPNPLSVVTVQALRDIGYQVTETGADIVSPSSIVGGAAAFSRVPLPGALTAPLQIGERLLKPRYVIGKGGTRRLGPQARQ from the coding sequence ATGTCCTCCGCATTCCCGCGCCGCCGCGCCTCATCGGTCGTCGCGCTGGTCGTCGCGTGCGCCGCGCTGCTCGGCGCCTGCCACACCGACGGCCCGCCCGCCGTGGCGCGCGTCGTCGTGAGCGGCGTGGCCGACACGATCACCGTCGGCGACACGCGGTCGCTCGTCGCCGCGCTGAGCGATGCGAACGGCTCCCCGATCACCGGGCGCGGCGTGTCGTGGACGTCGTCGGACAACGCCGTGGCGACGGTGGACGGCGCCGGCGCGCTCACCGCGCTCGCCCCGGGACGGACGACCGTGACGGCGACGAGCGAGGGTCGCACGGGACAGCTCGTGGTGAACGTGCGCCGGCGTCCGGTGGCGAGCCTCGTCGCCGACCGGCTCGCCGATACGGTGTGGCTCGCGCGCACCCAGACACTCCGCGCGCAGCCGCGCGACGCGAACGGCACCGCGCTCTCCGATCGCGTGGTGACGTGGAGCTCGCCCGACAGCGCCGTGCTCTCGGTGGCGACGGCAACCGACGGCAGCGTCCTCCTGCGCGGCACGGCCCTCGGCTCGGCTCGGCTCGTGGCGCAGAGCGAAGGGGTCACGACGACGATCACGGTGGCGGTGGTGCCGGTGCCGGTCGCGAAGCTGACGCTCGCGGCGCCGGACACGGTGCTGGTCGGACGCACGGTGACGCTGCGCGCGAGCGCGATCGCGCCGGACGGGACGCCGCTCGCGTCGGCCGATCTCGCCGGGCGGAGCGTGACGTGGTCGACCGACCGCGCGGGCGTGATCTCGGTGGCCGGCCTGCCCGACGACGCGGGGCGCTCGCCGAGTGGGTACACGGCGACGGCGCGCGGGGTGGGGACGGGGAACGCGACCGTGTCGGTGCGGATCGACGGCGCGGAGGCGCGCTACACCATGATCGCGGCGCGGCTGCCGGTCGCCCGGCTGTCGTTCCCGTCGGCGACGATCGCGCTCGGCGTCGGCGACTCGCGGACGATCACGATGTCGGCGCTGGACCTCGACGGGAACGCGGTGTTCGGCGCGCCGATCGCGTACTCGCTCGGCGGCACCGCCGGCGCGGTGCGCGTGACGCCGGGGACCGCCGCCGACGGGTCGCCGACGCTCACGCTCGACGGGCTCGCGACGGGGACGGCGACGGTGAACGCCGAGGTGGACGGGCGCACCGCGCTGCTCGCGGTGACGGTGACGACCGCGGGCACGACGTTCCGCGCGTTCCCGACGACGATCACCGCCGCGCCGGGCGCGGTCGGCCGGCTGTCGGCGTCGCTCGTCGACGGGAGCGGGACGCCGGTGGTGACGGGGCCCGTGTCGTGGCGATCGACGAACGCCGCCGTGGTGACGGTGGACGCGAGCGGCCGCGCGACGATGGTCGCGCCGGGCACCGCCTCGCTCGTCGCGACGAGCGGCGGGAGCCTCACGGCGAGCGTCGCGGTGACGGTCGCGAAGGCGCCGGTCGGCTCGTACCACATCGAGATCGTGCCGGTGGGGGTCGTGTCGCAGGCGGTGATCGACGCCGCGACGCAGGCGGCGCATCGATGGGAGCGGGTGATCACGACGGCGCTGCCGGCGGAGATCGTGCAGATGAGCGCGAACGAGTGCGACGTCGGCACGTCGCAGATCCAGCGGCTCACCGATGGGCTGATCGTCTACCTCATGGTGCAGCCGATCGACGGCTCGCGCGGGACGCTCGCGTACGCGGGCCCGTGCGCGGTGCGCGAGGCGCGCTACGGCGGCCTGCCGATCGTGGGATCGATGACGGTGGACAAGGCCGACGTGTCGCTGCTCACCGGGTCCACGGGCGCGCTCGCGCTCGACGTGCTGACGCACGAGCTGGGACACGTGCTCGGCATCGGCACGATGTGGGACGCCGACGGGCCGATGGGCAACCTGATACGCGACCCGGCGGCCGACATCCGGTTCATCGGTGCGGCGGCGTCGGCGGCGACGGTACGGCTCGGGCTCACGACGGACGCGGCGGCGGGCGTGCCGGTGGAGGACGAGGGAGGGATGGGCACCGCGGGCGGCCACTGGCGCGAGCGCGTCTTCCTCGGCGAGCTGATGACGGGCTGGATCAACGACGCGCCGAACCCGCTCAGCGTGGTGACGGTGCAGGCGCTGCGCGACATCGGCTATCAGGTGACCGAGACGGGCGCGGACATCGTGTCGCCGTCGTCGATCGTCGGCGGGGCGGCGGCGTTCTCGCGCGTGCCGCTGCCGGGGGCGCTCACGGCGCCGCTGCAGATCGGCGAGCGGCTGCTGAAGCCGAGGTACGTGATCGGGAAGGGCGGCACGAGACGGTTGGGGCCCCAGGCTCGTCAGTAG
- a CDS encoding TolC family protein, with amino-acid sequence MIARIAVPLAALVAVSGARLALAQQPVSAPAVTLSLDDAFRVAERESETVRVAEAGVLRARGQQYQARSQYLPQINGSANYQKTLQSQFQAITKQSAPPPDTSSGPKLSSLCTPEIPAGATAAERQAALQLAQTCGSSGADLSGISRIFASPYTFTLGLTGSQTLFAGGRIAAANQIANASKRVADIGVTAARAQLRLDVAQAYYNAVLADRLVTISESSYVQAERAFRQTSLGQQVGNVAEFDLLRAQVTRDNQRPVLIQARSQRDVAFLQLRQMLNLPTTQPLVLTTDLPLPPTPPAATLRTVTLPEPNAANAAPNAARGRAGLTNAAQGEGLLAVDPREVLAEDPRVASAIDSVLGVADTSARERAPSRQARENVTVQRNLLKQARAQRLPQIALSSAYQRISYPSGGLVPLPSGLNQFYPNWTAAISVSLPIFAGGRIRGDELVAEAGLREAEQSAKQTEEFAALDAQTAIAQLAQAEATWLASAGTAQQASRAYTISEVRYREGISTLVELSDSRLLLQQAQWNAVTAARDLQIARLKLSLLKDLPLSAAGGSAASRGSAGGSTGGSAAGGASSAGAAQGSSSTTTQQSAARASGGSQQAGLPGGGIP; translated from the coding sequence ATGATCGCTCGCATCGCCGTCCCGCTCGCCGCGCTCGTCGCGGTGAGCGGCGCCCGGCTCGCCCTCGCGCAGCAGCCCGTGAGCGCGCCCGCCGTCACCCTCTCGCTCGACGACGCGTTCCGCGTCGCGGAGCGGGAGAGCGAGACGGTGCGCGTCGCCGAGGCCGGCGTGCTCCGCGCGCGCGGCCAGCAGTACCAGGCGCGCTCGCAGTACCTGCCGCAGATCAACGGCAGCGCGAACTACCAGAAGACGCTCCAGAGCCAGTTCCAGGCGATCACGAAGCAGTCGGCGCCGCCCCCGGACACCTCGTCGGGGCCGAAGCTCTCGTCGCTGTGCACGCCGGAGATCCCGGCCGGCGCGACGGCGGCCGAACGGCAGGCGGCGCTGCAGCTCGCGCAGACGTGTGGCTCGTCGGGCGCCGACCTGTCGGGCATCTCGCGCATCTTCGCGTCGCCGTACACGTTCACGTTAGGCCTCACGGGGAGCCAGACGCTGTTCGCCGGCGGGCGCATCGCCGCGGCGAACCAGATCGCGAACGCGTCGAAGCGCGTCGCCGACATCGGCGTCACGGCGGCGCGCGCGCAGCTGCGGCTCGACGTCGCGCAGGCGTACTACAACGCGGTGCTCGCCGACCGGCTCGTGACGATCAGCGAGTCGAGCTACGTGCAGGCCGAGCGCGCGTTCCGGCAGACGTCGCTCGGGCAGCAGGTCGGCAACGTCGCCGAGTTCGATCTGCTGCGCGCGCAGGTGACGCGCGACAATCAGCGTCCGGTGCTGATCCAGGCGCGGTCGCAGCGCGACGTCGCGTTCCTGCAGCTGCGGCAGATGCTGAATCTCCCGACGACGCAGCCGCTCGTGCTGACGACCGACCTGCCGCTGCCGCCGACGCCGCCGGCGGCGACGCTGCGCACGGTGACGCTGCCGGAGCCTAACGCCGCGAACGCGGCGCCCAACGCCGCCCGCGGCCGGGCGGGGCTCACGAACGCGGCGCAGGGCGAGGGCCTGCTGGCGGTGGATCCGCGCGAAGTGCTGGCGGAGGATCCGCGCGTCGCCTCGGCGATCGACTCGGTGCTCGGCGTCGCCGACACGAGCGCGCGCGAGCGCGCGCCGTCGCGGCAGGCGCGCGAGAACGTGACGGTGCAGCGCAACCTGCTGAAGCAGGCGCGCGCGCAGCGGCTGCCGCAGATCGCGCTGTCGAGCGCCTACCAGCGCATCTCGTATCCGTCGGGCGGGCTCGTGCCGCTGCCGTCGGGGCTGAACCAGTTCTACCCGAACTGGACGGCGGCCATCTCGGTGTCGCTGCCGATCTTCGCGGGCGGCCGCATTCGCGGCGACGAGCTCGTGGCGGAGGCGGGGCTGCGCGAGGCGGAGCAGTCGGCGAAGCAGACGGAGGAATTCGCGGCGCTCGACGCGCAGACGGCGATCGCGCAGCTCGCGCAGGCGGAGGCGACGTGGCTCGCGAGCGCGGGGACGGCGCAGCAGGCGTCGCGCGCGTACACGATCTCCGAGGTGCGCTACCGCGAGGGGATCTCGACGCTCGTGGAGCTGTCGGACTCGCGGCTGCTGCTGCAGCAGGCGCAGTGGAACGCGGTGACGGCCGCGCGCGACCTGCAGATCGCGCGGCTCAAGCTGTCGCTGTTGAAGGATCTCCCGCTGTCGGCGGCCGGCGGTTCGGCGGCGTCGCGCGGGAGCGCGGGTGGCAGCACTGGCGGGAGCGCCGCTGGCGGCGCGTCGAGCGCGGGCGCCGCGCAGGGCAGTTCCTCCACGACCACGCAGCAGTCCGCGGCGCGCGCCTCGGGCGGCTCACAGCAGGCCGGGCTACCCGGCGGGGGCATTCCATGA